GACCGCCACCATCGGTCGGCCCACCACGTACCATCCAGTCCCGGTCGAGGAGATAAGGGCGCGCACGCTCAACGAACTTAGCGAGATGTTCGACAAGCTCGCCTCGATCAAAGGGTTGCTCAGCGAGAAGGGGACCCCCCAGCTGGTCTTCACCATCATCGACAAGAAAAGGGTGATGGCCAAGATCGGCGATATGATCGAGGCGGCAAAGCGTACCATCATGATATCCTCTCCATTGATCGCAGAGATAAGGGGCGCACACGGTCAGCGGTTCAAGGATGCGATCAACCGAGGTGTGAAGATCGTTGTCATCACCCTTCCTGGGGTAAAGGTTCCGGAATCGTCCGAGGTGCACCGCAAGGCCGATCTGCTGGCGACCGACATCATAACCGACGGGGAGATGGCAATGATCGCTTCGCCCGACCTGGAACTGTGCGGTTTCTCCGACAACCCTTTTATAGCCGAGCATCTGGAACGTTTCATGCGAATGGCGATCGGTAAGGACGAGGCCCATCAGAAAGGGATGTAACCTGCATGTAGCTTTAGGCCTTATACAGAAACCTGACGGTGGCTTGGACGATGAAAGCCAAGGTCACCATTTTCCGCGGAAGGTCTCGTTGCAGGGGATCCCGTTCATTGAGCACGTCGCGGGCCGGGCAGATGTCATTCGCGATCGCCGCGGTCCTGGTGCTCGTGATATCCGGCGCATCGGTCATGGTCTATTCCCAGATGGGGGAACGAGACCGCCTTGCGTCCATGTCGGAGGAGACCCTGAAAGGTCTGGAGCAGGCCTCCGCCAAAGCCGCGAACGAGGCCGAGAACACCGCCTATGCCATAGCTCTGGACGAGGTGAGGTCAGGGGTACGTAACGAGACCGAGCTGACCGGGCGATTCATGAGTTCTTTGCAGAAGGAAAGCGCGTTCCGCTATCCTGCCACTTCTGGGCCATATTCGGTCGATGTTAACACCAGTCACCTTACCTTGATGTTCCTGCGGCTCCCGTCCCGGGACCTCTATCCGGTCCCTGGCAACGATCAAGGGCTTGAACTGGCCGGTTCATCCGTACCGGTGTACTTCGCCCTGGCAGGGAACCTGACGGTCAATGTCTCCCTCGGGTCGGATGTCCTGACGAAGGTGGTCGAGGTCGACCGCAGCATCCTAGTGCCTCTGCCCTTCCTGCAGAACCGCGCCGAGGCCTTCTCCTCTGCCTATGGACAGGGCCTGACCGAGCTGGAGAAGATTGTCCGCTACGAGCTGACCGCCCTTGCCCAGCTCAGGGTCATAAACGGTTACGGGATGGCGAGCCGCGATGCTCCGAAAGGGACCGCTTCCATAATCTCAGAGGCAGACGTGGAGAACGCGATCAATGTCGCCACGATGCT
The DNA window shown above is from Methanomassiliicoccales archaeon and carries:
- a CDS encoding helix-turn-helix domain-containing protein, which encodes MNLMDILRLDLRELETEYRKLASVLEKLGLSDYEARSYVALVVKNHATADELSDISMLPRTSVYKALRSLEGKNYVTATIGRPTTYHPVPVEEIRARTLNELSEMFDKLASIKGLLSEKGTPQLVFTIIDKKRVMAKIGDMIEAAKRTIMISSPLIAEIRGAHGQRFKDAINRGVKIVVITLPGVKVPESSEVHRKADLLATDIITDGEMAMIASPDLELCGFSDNPFIAEHLERFMRMAIGKDEAHQKGM